Genomic window (Oryza sativa Japonica Group chromosome 3, ASM3414082v1):
TGTTTTCAAAAACAGACCCTGGGGAGCagataaaaaagaaattagCAAGATAATATGAGAATTGAGAAGATACTGCCGTGATCTTTTTACAAGTAGTTAATAAACAATGCATTCAGTTTCCAGCTGTCTCACCAAAGACATAGTAGAAGTCATCCTGAATGACATCCTTTGCCAAGTTTTTTATGTATAACACACTGGCAGGATTCCCTGGTGTGTAATTCTGCCCAAAAAAACAGTGACACGCAGAAATGTcaaagaaatagaaaagaaaaacctgAGACTGCTAGGTTTGCAATAAATTCTTTTTTCTGGTTCATGTTCTATGTCCAATTTAAGGAAAAGCAACTGAAAAAAGGGTCACAGTGAAGAACAGGCCTATTTGTGTGACATCAAAGCAATACCAGCGTATGAAAAAGAATATAATGCGGCTTATCTAACACCAATCTTCGAACTTGTAGTTTCTCATTTCTGAGGTCAAGACGATGAAAGCAGCTCAACAACAGCCAACAGATAATAATGGTGGCATATATTTGTATTGACCATTTTGATATTACATTCAAACACCAAGAGAAAATTACATAACTGAAATACCCTGCAAATGACACAGGGTCACTTTGTAGTTGCTGTGCTGCGGGATCCAGGTAGTGAAAGGGATCTTTACTAATGCAAATAAGGTTTTGTTATAACTCAAAAAATTGTGCTCAAGTAACAATTTCATCCTAAAATAGCAAGAAAATAAAGACACAAGAGTTTTCTAAAAGCCCTGTCATATAATACCAAATTGATGAATAACTAGGCTTGGCAACCAAAGTTTATGTACCTTGAACATAGGAAGGGACAAAATCTCCTCTGGCGGCAATTTCTCTTTTTCTATATCCTGAGGTGTGACAAAATGTTTTCCTTGAAGTTGTTCAGCTGTTGGCACCAATTCTTTGTCAGTAGTACTTTGAACAGTAAGCTCCTTCTGTGCAGCCTTTGGGGCAATATTAATCTGTAGATAATTGTTGCATTAGAAAATATAAGAAggcactaaacctttggataaTGACATATGGGAAAGAAGTTCACCTGCAGAactggatttttcttttttatcactTGAAGCTCACTAGAAACTAATGCAGCAGGTTTCACCCCGACTGCTTCATGAGCAATACTTTTATCAACTGCAGGACCAACAATAGCTTCATGCTTTGTGCGCTTAACTTTCCTTTTATCAACATCCTCCTGAAACCAATAAAGTAGCCATGCTTTATGATTAAAATGGCAAAGAAACTACAAGGTGGAAAACGATAAAGGATGAAGTAGCATGTACATCAGAAGATTCCAACTCAGACTCATCACTAGACAGATCTGTCAAATGAGGTTTATTTGCTGCAGACGgctgtggaggtggtggtggtggtggtggagcaggcACTTGTGATGGTAGAGGTGGAGTAGGCAACGCCATCCGAAATGGAGCTGGAAGATTCATCTTATTCATCAAATGCAACACCTGTAAACAGaacatacataaaaaaaatgcatctaCATTGACTTCTCAAAATCATGCCATGAAATGCTACATGTTAGGTTGAAATCCTAATAAACCTGGGTGTAAAATCGGGGAACAGCAATTAGAGCATTGACTATATTTGTCAATATGTTTCCATCTGGTGGAGGATACGCGTAcctacaaaaaagaaaagacattCCAAAGTGCAATAAGATCAAACAAGAGCAACTGTGGTAGCTTATGACTTGTAGAAATGTATATCAGATAGATCTCCTCAAGATAACAAGTGGTTGACCTATTTGAGAAATGTAAAACGTTAATTTGAACTTAAATAGATAAGAGTGGAGAAGACACTAGTGTGATTTTGGTTAGTTCCAGATGGATTGCCATTAGCGTGGGACATAGATGGGCATTGCATTGAAGAACTCAAGCCTTGTTTGGCTAATGGGTTAGGGGAATGATTTCCAACCCACCAAAAggcatctttaaatcctaaccatccATTTTCCCTCTTCCATTTAACCCTAACCCTTCActcatttcccaatcccaatcccactcTTCTtatcccattatccaaacaaacCCTCAGGCCTTTATACTAGGCAGTCCGTCCAAATGATCAAGCAGCTCAACA
Coding sequences:
- the LOC4332713 gene encoding U11/U12 small nuclear ribonucleoprotein 65 kDa protein, with amino-acid sequence MASFPPPPPPPHVRPAPATPSLAPPPPPQQQQQQPPGSAPPAATLLVRHLPEAIPQEMLSRLFSHYGATSVRPCAGGKLRNCAFVDFRDEVVASQAQSLLNRLRFLGKVLIVERANQPNSKNANEKQQEHEAQGALQVPSMNSLNQKNPISSAEPIAPRLGVDYPFPPHLEYAYPPPDGNILTNIVNALIAVPRFYTQVLHLMNKMNLPAPFRMALPTPPLPSQVPAPPPPPPPPQPSAANKPHLTDLSSDESELESSDEDVDKRKVKRTKHEAIVGPAVDKSIAHEAVGVKPAALVSSELQVIKKKNPVLQINIAPKAAQKELTVQSTTDKELVPTAEQLQGKHFVTPQDIEKEKLPPEEILSLPMFKNYTPGNPASVLYIKNLAKDVIQDDFYYVFGSVFENMDIARSSLSIKLMQEGRMRGQAFVTFPSVELAQRALNLVHGFVFKGKPMIIQFGRNPAANKSS